In a genomic window of Magnolia sinica isolate HGM2019 chromosome 14, MsV1, whole genome shotgun sequence:
- the LOC131225679 gene encoding purine-uracil permease NCS1-like: MGSRYLQFHLHPSLSIPTQKLKSQILNGQCLARSTSTVHRRHQPLLLQTTTCPGSTTAAKATAQFGSDPGSDLTNDDLKPTTNENRTFSGWEMASLWVGLVVGVPTYYLAGSLVDLGMAWWQGIATVVTANIILLIPLILTGHPGTRYGISFPILARSAFGIRGAHVPSLLRALVGCGWFGIESWIGGEAVFLLLPSSVKKSSLARSLPWLGTSPLEFSCFIFFWLAQMAIIWKGMDGIRDLEKYSAPILIILTSSLLCWAYVKAGGFGSMLSLSSRLTSSEFWALFFPSLTANISFWATVALNIPDFTRHAKSQKDQIMGQVGLPIFMGLFTFVGLAVTCSTEVIFGRVISSPIQLLGAIGGFPTMFLAIFGISLATITTNIAANIVAPANALVNLSPSTFNFRRGALLTAMLGIVCQPWRLLHSSESFVYTWLVGYSALLGPIGAITIVDYYILRGMVLDINALYSYNPLGAYYYCRGFNLAAMAALVIGILPVIPGFLNKVGLLNSTAEAFVVIYNNAWFISFFIAGIVYWFLSCLGGQRGISQPVDHLAPAE; this comes from the coding sequence ATGGGATCAAGATACCTGCAATTCCatctccatccctctctctccattccaACACAGAAATTAAAATCTCAGATTCTCAATGGTCAATGTCTCGCCAGATCTACCTCAACTGTCCATCGTCGCCACCAACCGCTTCTGCTCCAAACCACAACATGTCCCGGGTCAACCACGGCAGCAAAAGCCACGGCCCAATTCGGATCCGATCCCGGATCCGATCTCACCAACGATGACCTAAAGCCAACAACGAATGAAAATAGAACCTTCTCAGGATGGGAGATGGCCAGCCTCTGGGTGGGACTTGTGGTCGGAGTCCCAACCTACTACCTCGCCGGCAGCCTTGTCGACCTCGGCATGGCATGGTGGCAAGGAATCGCCACCGTTGTTACCGCCAACATCATCCTCTTGATCCCTCTCATACTCACTGGTCATCCTGGGACCCGCTACGGCATCTCATTCCCCATCCTTGCCCGATCAGCCTTCGGTATCAGAGGGGCCCACGTCCCCTCTCTGCTTCGCGCATTGGTTGGGTGCGGTTGGTTCGGCATTGAATCGTGGATTGGTGGAGAAGCTGTCTTCCTTCTCCTCCCATCATCTGTCAAGAAATCATCCCTAGCCCGTTCCCTCCCCTGGCTCGGCACATCCCCACTTGAATTCAGCTGCTTCATCTTCTTCTGGCTAGCCCAGATGGCCATCATatggaaaggaatggatggtataCGAGACCTTGAGAAGTACTCTGCTCCAATCCTCATCATACTAACATCTTCCCTCCTCTGTTGGGCCTATGTCAAAGCTGGGGGCTTTGGTAGCATGCTCTCCTTATCATCGCGCCTTACCTCTTCTGAATTCTGGGCACTCTTCTTCCCTTCCCTAACTGCGAACATTAGCTTCTGGGCCACGGTTGCGCTCAACATACCAGATTTCACTCGGCACGCCAAGAGCCAAAAAGATCAGATTATGGGCCAGGTCGGCCTTCCCATTTTCATGGGATTGTTCACTTTTGTGGGCCTAGCGGTCACATGCTCAACAGAGGTGATCTTTGGCCGTGTAATCTCTAGTCCCATCCAACTCCTCGGTGCAATCGGTGGGTTCCCAACTATGTTCCTGGCCATCTTCGGAATCAGCTTGGCCACAATCACCACCAATATTGCAGCGAACATCGTCGCCCCTGCTAATGCCCTTGTCAACCTCAGCCCGTCGACATTCAACTTCAGAAGAGGCGCTCTTCTGACAGCAATGCTAGGCATTGTTTGTCAGCCGTGGAGGCTTCTCCACTCCAGCGAGAGCTTCGTCTATACATGGCTGGTGGGGTACTCTGCACTTCTTGGCCCCATTGGAGCGATAACAATAGTCGATTACTACATTCTCCGTGGCATGGTTTTAGACATCAATGCGTTGTACTCATATAATCCTCTTGGGGCTTACTATTACTGCAGAGGATTCAATCTAGCTGCAATGGCAGCTCTGGTTATCGGAATACTGCCAGTAATCCCGGGTTTCCTGAACAAGGTAGGACTCCTGAATTCAACTGCAGAGGCATTTGTGGTAATCTATAACAATGCTTGGTTTATAAGCTTCTTCATTGCTGGGATTGTTTACTGGTTTCTCTCATGTTTGGGAGGCCAAAGAGGGATTTCTCAACCTGTCGATCACCTAGCTCCCGCCGAGTAA